In the Nerophis ophidion isolate RoL-2023_Sa linkage group LG19, RoL_Noph_v1.0, whole genome shotgun sequence genome, one interval contains:
- the pofut2 gene encoding GDP-fucose protein O-fucosyltransferase 2 produces the protein MAARNTRRSADFQQTFFLMFLCFCLLADAEKVQSQNVFSASRAAAVPISAARDLRYLLYDVNPPEGFNLRRDVYIRVASLVKSLRKHGDDWVLVLPPWGRLYHWQSPNIHQLRIPWSHFFSLSSLQANVPVIEYEDFIAENGGPFIDRVVVLQNYAEGWTDGKWEEKVDERPCVDKLMYNKDKHGYYRGWFWGFEETRAANVSCMSAQGHASIMVPVLQNNISATSVMLDRAETLLHDHYAGKDYWDSRRSMVFAKHLRLIGDDFRAKYLNSTDHGDQTVYNEDWTRMKAKLGTAKGGPYLGVHLRRKDFIWGHREDVPSLKGAVKSIRSLMKKHKLDKVFVATDADEEEMKEMKKMMPEMVRFEASKEDLELFKDGGVAIIDQWICAHARFFVGTSVSTFSFRIHEEREILGFNPKTTYNRLCGDAEEECEQPTHWKIVY, from the exons ATGGCGGCCAGAAACACACGGCGCTCTGCAGACTTCCAGCAAACATTTTTTCTGATGTTTCTGTGCTTTTGTCTGCTGGCCGACGCTGAAAAAGTACAAAGTCAGAATGTGTTCAGCGCCAGTCGCGCGGCTGCAGTACCCATCAGCGCCGCTAGGGACCTAAG ATACCTTCTATACGACGTCAACCCCCCGGAGGGTTTCAACCTGCGAAGAGATGTTTATATCCGCGTAGCGTCCCTGGTCAAATCTCTGAGGAAGCACGGCGACGACTGGGTCCTGGTGCTGCCCCCCTGGGGTCGCCTGTACCACTGGCAGAGCCCCAACATCCACCAGCTGCGCATCCCTTGGAGCCACTTCTTCAGTCTCAGCAGCTTACAGGCCAACGTCCCTGTCATTGAGTATGAAGACTTCATTGCAG AGAACGGAGGGCCGTTCATTGATCGAGTTGTGGTCCTGCAAAATTACGCCGAGGGATGGACTGATGGGAAATGGGAGGAGAAAGTGGACGAGCGGCCGTGCGTGGACAAGCTGATGTACAACAAAGACAAACATGGCTACTACAG AGGCTGGTTTTGGGGCTTCGAGGAGACCAGAGCTGCCAACGTGAGCTGCATGTCGGCACAAGGCCATGCCTCCATCATGGTCCCGGTTCTGCAGAACAACATTTCAGCCAC CTCAGTGATGCTTGACCGAGCCGAGACTCTCCTCCATGACCACTATGCTGGGAAGGACTACTGGGAT AGCCGCCGCAGTATGGTGTTTGCCAAGCACCTCCGCCTCATCGGAGACGACTTCCGAGCAAAGTACCTCAACTCCACAGACCACGGCGACCAGACTGTTTACAACGAAGACTGGACTCGCATGAAG GCTAAGCTGGGCACTGCCAAAGGCGGCCCCTATCTCGGAGTCCACTTGCGGCGAAAGGATTTCATTTGGGGCCACAGAGAGGACGTACCCAGCCTGAAGGGGGCAGTCAAGAGCATCCGAAGCCTTATGAAGAAGCACAAGTTGGACAAAGTGTTTGTGGCGACGGACGCAGACGAGGAAG AAATGAAGGAGATGAAGAAGATGATGCCTGAGATGGTCAGATTTGAAGCTTCCAAGGAGGATCTGGAGCTCTTTAAAGATGGAGGAGTGGCCATCATTGATCAGTGGATTTGTGCCCATGCAAG ATTCTTCGTGGGAACGTCCGTGTCCACTTTCTCCTTCCGGATCCACGAAGAGCGAGAAATCCTGGGTTTTAATCCCAAAACCACGTACAATCGTTTGTGCGGGGACGCAGAGGAGGAGTGTGAGCAGCCCACTCACTGGAAGATAGTTTACTGA